In the genome of Streptomyces globosus, one region contains:
- a CDS encoding 2-oxoacid:ferredoxin oxidoreductase subunit beta, translating to MTEATDTASLLSLVPRAEARQSMKDFKSDQEVRWCPGCGDYAVLAAVQGFMPELGLARENIVFVSGIGCSSRFPYYMNTYGMHSIHGRAPAIATGLATSRRDLSVWVVTGDGDALSIGGNHLIHALRRNVNLKILLFNNRIYGLTKGQYSPTSELGKITKSTPMGSLDAPFNPVSLALGAEASFVARTVDSDRKHLTEVLRAAADHPGTALVEIYQNCNIFNDGAFDALKDRDRAEEAVIRLEHGQPIRLGAGGRKGVVRDPATGDLEVVEVTAENEARVLVHDARAASPTTAFALSRLADPDTLHQTPIGVFRSVERPVYDTLMAEQLETAAAAKGGGDLAALLAGNDTWTVVG from the coding sequence ATGACTGAGGCGACCGACACGGCGAGCCTGCTCTCTCTGGTCCCCAGGGCCGAGGCCCGCCAGTCCATGAAGGACTTCAAGTCCGACCAGGAGGTCCGCTGGTGCCCCGGCTGCGGCGACTACGCCGTGCTCGCCGCGGTGCAGGGCTTCATGCCGGAGCTCGGGCTGGCGCGGGAGAACATCGTCTTCGTCTCCGGCATCGGCTGCTCCTCGCGTTTCCCGTACTACATGAACACGTACGGGATGCACTCCATCCACGGCCGGGCCCCCGCCATCGCGACGGGCCTGGCCACCTCCCGGCGCGACCTGTCGGTGTGGGTCGTCACCGGTGACGGCGACGCGCTGTCCATCGGCGGCAACCACCTGATCCACGCGCTGCGGCGGAACGTCAACCTCAAGATCCTGCTGTTCAACAACCGGATCTACGGGCTGACCAAGGGGCAGTACTCGCCCACCTCCGAGCTCGGGAAGATCACCAAGTCGACGCCGATGGGCTCGCTCGACGCGCCCTTCAACCCGGTGTCGCTGGCGCTGGGCGCGGAGGCGTCGTTCGTGGCGCGCACCGTCGACTCCGACCGCAAGCACCTCACCGAGGTGCTGCGGGCGGCCGCGGACCACCCGGGCACGGCGCTGGTGGAGATCTACCAGAACTGCAACATCTTCAACGACGGCGCCTTCGACGCCCTGAAGGACAGGGACCGGGCCGAGGAGGCGGTGATCCGCCTGGAGCACGGGCAGCCGATCCGCCTCGGGGCGGGCGGCCGCAAGGGCGTCGTACGCGATCCGGCGACCGGGGACCTGGAGGTCGTCGAGGTCACCGCGGAGAACGAGGCGCGCGTCCTGGTCCACGACGCCCGGGCGGCAAGCCCCACCACGGCCTTCGCGCTGTCCCGGCTGGCCGACCCGGACACGCTGCACCAGACGCCGATCGGCGTCTTCCGCAGCGTGGAGCGGCCCGTGTACGACACGCTCATGGCCGAGCAGCTGGAGACCGCCGCCGCCGCCAAGGGCGGGGGCGACCTCGCCGCGCTGCTCGCCGGCAACGACACCTGGACCGTCGTCGGCTGA
- the rarD gene encoding EamA family transporter RarD, translating to MKAENEQRTGLLYGFGAYGMWGLVPLFWPLLKPAGAVEILAHRMVWSLAVVGVLLLALRRWGWIRELARQPRKLGLTALAASVISVNWGLYIWAVNNGAVVESSLGYFINPLVTIAIGVLLLGERLRRAQWAAVGIGFAAVVVLAVGYGRPPWISLVLAFSFAAYGLIKKKLNMGGVESLAAETALLFPPALAYLVWLGLQGQAAFGSEGLAHSALLASTGLVTAVPLVFFGAAAIRVPLSTLGLLQYLAPVFQFALGVLYFREAMPTERWIGFSLVWAALAVLTWDALRTAHATRARLAAAGAAAADSAPLPAPVPAPSASAAAAAPAAPAPERA from the coding sequence GTGAAGGCGGAGAACGAGCAGCGCACGGGTCTGCTCTACGGATTCGGCGCGTACGGGATGTGGGGCCTGGTGCCCCTGTTCTGGCCGCTCCTCAAGCCGGCCGGGGCGGTCGAGATCCTGGCCCACCGCATGGTGTGGTCGCTCGCCGTCGTCGGCGTACTGCTGCTGGCCCTGCGCCGCTGGGGATGGATACGCGAGCTCGCGCGGCAGCCCCGCAAGCTCGGCCTGACCGCGCTCGCCGCCTCGGTGATCTCCGTGAACTGGGGCCTGTACATCTGGGCGGTCAACAACGGCGCGGTGGTCGAGTCCAGCCTCGGCTACTTCATCAACCCGCTCGTCACCATCGCCATCGGCGTCCTCCTGCTCGGCGAGCGGCTGCGCCGCGCCCAGTGGGCGGCCGTCGGGATCGGCTTCGCCGCCGTGGTGGTGCTCGCCGTCGGATACGGGCGCCCGCCGTGGATCTCGCTGGTCCTCGCCTTCTCCTTCGCCGCGTACGGGCTGATCAAGAAGAAGCTCAACATGGGCGGCGTCGAATCGCTGGCCGCCGAGACCGCCCTGCTCTTCCCGCCCGCCCTCGCCTACCTCGTCTGGCTCGGCCTGCAGGGGCAGGCCGCCTTCGGCTCCGAGGGCCTCGCGCACTCGGCGCTCCTGGCCTCGACGGGACTCGTGACCGCGGTGCCGCTGGTGTTCTTCGGGGCGGCCGCGATCCGCGTCCCGCTGTCCACGCTCGGCCTGCTCCAATACCTCGCGCCTGTCTTCCAGTTCGCCCTCGGCGTCCTCTACTTCCGCGAGGCCATGCCGACGGAGCGCTGGATCGGCTTCTCCCTCGTCTGGGCCGCACTCGCCGTGCTGACCTGGGACGCCCTCCGCACCGCCCATGCCACGCGCGCCCGCCTGGCGGCCGCCGGGGCGGCAGCCGCCGATTCCGCCCCCCTGCCCGCCCCGGTGCCCGCTCCTTCCGCTTCCGCGGCCGCCGCGGCGCCGGCCGCCCCGGCGCCCGAGCGCGCGTAG
- a CDS encoding SDR family oxidoreductase, which yields MSIVVTGATGALGRLVVEELLARVPAAEVAAVVRDGAKAADLAGRGVEIRIADYDSPESLAGAFRRGDRVLLISGNEVGRRTAQHTAVIDAAKAAGVSLLAYTGILGGPEADFELAAEHRATEQAVLDSGLPYTFLRNGWYHENYTGHLAGVLEHGAVVGSAGDGRVASAARADYAAAAAAVLTGEGHENTVYELSGDTAWSLAEYAAEVAAQSGRKVAYTEVPADAHLSILTGAGVPEGFAALLVDVDAAISRGRLAHTGGDLSRLIGRPTTPISAAISAALAG from the coding sequence ATGAGCATCGTCGTCACCGGAGCCACCGGAGCCCTCGGCCGCCTTGTCGTGGAGGAGCTGCTGGCCCGTGTCCCCGCGGCCGAGGTGGCCGCCGTCGTCCGGGACGGGGCGAAGGCCGCCGACCTCGCCGGGCGCGGGGTGGAGATCCGCATCGCCGACTACGACTCCCCCGAGAGCCTGGCCGGCGCCTTCCGCCGGGGCGACCGCGTCCTGCTGATCTCCGGCAACGAGGTGGGCCGGCGCACCGCGCAGCACACCGCCGTGATCGACGCGGCGAAGGCCGCCGGCGTGTCCCTCCTCGCCTACACCGGCATCCTCGGCGGCCCCGAGGCCGACTTCGAGCTGGCGGCGGAGCACAGGGCCACCGAGCAGGCCGTCCTCGACTCGGGCCTGCCTTACACCTTCCTGCGCAACGGCTGGTACCACGAGAACTACACGGGCCACCTGGCCGGCGTCCTGGAGCACGGCGCCGTCGTCGGCAGCGCGGGCGACGGGCGCGTCGCCTCCGCGGCGCGCGCCGACTACGCCGCCGCAGCGGCAGCCGTCCTGACCGGCGAGGGCCACGAGAACACGGTCTACGAACTCTCGGGCGACACCGCCTGGAGCCTCGCCGAGTACGCGGCCGAGGTCGCCGCGCAGTCCGGCCGCAAGGTCGCGTACACCGAGGTGCCGGCCGACGCCCACCTGTCGATCCTGACCGGCGCCGGGGTGCCCGAGGGCTTCGCGGCGCTCCTCGTCGACGTGGACGCGGCGATCTCCCGCGGCCGCCTCGCCCACACCGGCGGCGACCTGTCCCGGCTGATCGGCCGGCCCACCACGCCGATCTCCGCCGCGATCTCCGCCGCCCTGGCGGGCTGA
- a CDS encoding 2-oxoacid:acceptor oxidoreductase subunit alpha, producing the protein MTSQVSSPAEQADGAGGAEPAVVGEQRTPPGPGGGGKEVRRLDRVIIRFAGDSGDGMQLTGDRFTSETAAFGNDLSTLPNFPAEIRAPAGTLPGVSSFQLHFADHDILTPGDAPNVLVAMNPAALKANIGDVPRGAEIIINTDEFTKRPMAKVGYDTSPLEDGSLGAYNIHPVPLTTLTVEALKDFGLSRKEAERSKNMFALGLLSWMYHRPTEGTENFLRQKFAKKPDIAEANVAAFRAGWNFGETTEDFAVSYEVAPATRAFPTGTYRNISGNLALSYGLIAASRQAGLPLYLGSYPITPASDILHELSRHKNFGVRTFQAEDEIAGIGAALGAAFGGALGVTTTSGPGVALKSETIGLAVSLELPLLIVDIQRGGPSTGLPTKTEQADLLQAMYGRNGEAPVPIVAPRTPADCFAAALDAARIALTYRTPVFLLSDGYLANGSEPWRIPDQEELPDLRVAFADGPNHTLRDGTEVFWPYKRDPETLARPWAVPGTPGLEHRIGGIEKQDGTGNISYDPANHDLMVRTRQAKVDGVEVPDLEVDDPDGARTLVVGWGSTYGPITAAVRRLRHAGLPVAQAHLRHLNPFPRNLGEVLRSYDTVVVPEMNLGQLATLLRARYLVDARSYTQVNGMPFKAEQLAKVLEEAIND; encoded by the coding sequence GTGACCAGTCAGGTCAGTAGCCCAGCCGAGCAGGCCGACGGGGCCGGCGGCGCCGAGCCGGCAGTCGTCGGCGAGCAGAGGACGCCCCCGGGTCCGGGCGGCGGCGGGAAGGAAGTGCGCCGCCTCGACCGGGTGATCATCCGCTTCGCGGGTGACTCGGGGGACGGCATGCAGCTCACCGGCGACCGGTTCACCTCGGAGACGGCGGCCTTCGGGAACGACCTCTCCACCCTGCCGAACTTCCCGGCCGAGATCCGGGCCCCCGCCGGCACCCTGCCCGGCGTCTCCTCGTTCCAGTTGCATTTCGCGGACCACGACATCCTCACGCCGGGCGATGCCCCGAACGTGCTGGTGGCGATGAATCCGGCCGCGCTGAAGGCGAACATCGGCGACGTTCCGCGCGGCGCGGAGATCATCATCAATACCGACGAATTCACCAAGCGCCCGATGGCGAAGGTCGGCTACGACACCTCGCCGCTGGAGGACGGCTCCCTGGGCGCGTACAACATCCACCCGGTGCCGCTGACGACCCTCACGGTCGAGGCGCTGAAGGACTTCGGGCTCTCCCGCAAGGAGGCCGAGCGCAGCAAGAACATGTTCGCGCTGGGCCTGCTGAGCTGGATGTACCACCGGCCGACCGAGGGCACGGAGAACTTCCTGCGGCAGAAGTTCGCCAAGAAGCCGGACATCGCCGAGGCGAACGTCGCGGCGTTCCGCGCGGGCTGGAACTTCGGCGAGACGACCGAGGACTTCGCGGTCTCCTACGAGGTGGCCCCGGCCACCCGCGCGTTCCCGACCGGCACCTACCGCAACATCTCCGGGAACCTCGCCCTGTCGTACGGGCTGATCGCCGCGAGCCGGCAGGCCGGCCTGCCGCTCTACCTCGGCTCGTACCCGATCACCCCGGCCTCGGACATCCTGCACGAGCTGAGCCGGCACAAGAACTTCGGCGTGCGGACCTTCCAGGCCGAGGACGAGATCGCCGGCATCGGCGCCGCGCTCGGCGCGGCCTTCGGCGGCGCACTCGGCGTCACCACCACCTCCGGGCCGGGCGTGGCGCTGAAGTCGGAGACGATCGGCCTGGCGGTCTCCCTGGAGCTGCCGCTGCTGATCGTGGACATCCAGCGCGGCGGCCCCTCCACGGGCCTGCCCACCAAGACGGAGCAGGCGGACCTGCTCCAGGCCATGTACGGGCGCAACGGCGAGGCGCCGGTGCCGATCGTGGCCCCGCGCACCCCGGCGGACTGCTTCGCCGCAGCCCTGGACGCGGCCCGCATCGCGCTGACGTACCGGACGCCGGTGTTCCTGCTGTCCGACGGGTACCTCGCCAACGGCTCCGAGCCCTGGCGGATCCCCGACCAGGAGGAGCTGCCCGACCTGCGGGTCGCCTTCGCCGACGGGCCGAACCACACCCTCCGGGACGGCACCGAGGTCTTCTGGCCGTACAAGCGGGACCCCGAGACGCTGGCCCGCCCGTGGGCCGTGCCGGGCACTCCCGGCCTGGAGCACCGCATCGGCGGCATCGAGAAGCAGGACGGCACGGGGAACATCTCCTACGACCCCGCCAACCACGACCTGATGGTCCGCACCCGCCAGGCCAAGGTCGACGGCGTCGAGGTGCCCGACCTGGAGGTCGACGACCCGGACGGCGCCCGGACCCTGGTCGTCGGCTGGGGCTCCACGTACGGGCCGATCACGGCCGCCGTCCGCCGGCTGCGCCACGCCGGCCTGCCGGTCGCGCAGGCCCACCTGCGCCACCTCAACCCCTTCCCGCGCAACCTTGGGGAGGTGCTGCGGAGCTACGACACGGTCGTGGTGCCGGAGATGAACCTCGGGCAGCTCGCGACCCTGCTGCGGGCCCGCTACCTGGTCGATGCCCGCTCGTACACGCAGGTCAACGGCATGCCGTTCAAGGCGGAGCAGCTCGCGAAGGTACTGGAGGAGGCCATCAATGACTGA
- a CDS encoding LolA family protein: MATNDKTRKAARYAVPVAVAGVAAATVAMVPAFANAGSPELPKVTAQQLIEKIAASDVQQFSGSAKITTDLGLPSFASGLLGGGGVAGGSADPQEKLAQLANGTHTLRVAADGPDRQKLTFVDGKDEYSLIHNGAEVWAYDSKANEVWHEKDAGAAGGDRHKTADRAGASPQQVAKEVLEAAGPTTEVSVGETAQVAGRDAYQLVLKPKHGGSTLSSAKIAVDAQNGVPLRVQVLSVEGGKPILDAGFTKVDFARPAADTFAFTAPKGAKVTESAPGGRGPGHEKEFKGLEAFPGLEAVTGGAGAAGPSKVIGEGWSAIARIDTGAGRGLKDIENDKNAPKEAKQFLDSLGDKVKGSFGEGRVFSTRVVNALITDDGRVYAGAVTKDALLKAANADR, encoded by the coding sequence ATGGCAACGAACGACAAGACCCGCAAGGCCGCCCGGTACGCCGTACCGGTCGCGGTGGCGGGTGTGGCCGCCGCGACCGTGGCGATGGTCCCGGCCTTCGCCAACGCCGGCAGCCCCGAGCTGCCGAAGGTGACGGCCCAGCAGCTGATCGAGAAGATCGCCGCGTCGGACGTGCAGCAGTTCTCCGGCAGCGCGAAGATCACCACGGACCTGGGGCTGCCGTCCTTCGCGAGCGGCCTGCTCGGCGGCGGGGGCGTCGCCGGCGGCTCGGCCGACCCGCAGGAGAAGCTCGCGCAGCTGGCGAACGGCACGCACACGCTGCGCGTCGCGGCCGACGGCCCCGACCGCCAGAAGCTGACGTTCGTCGACGGCAAGGACGAGTACAGCCTGATCCACAACGGCGCCGAGGTCTGGGCCTACGACAGCAAGGCCAACGAGGTCTGGCACGAGAAGGACGCCGGGGCGGCCGGCGGGGACCGCCACAAGACGGCCGACCGGGCCGGCGCCTCCCCGCAGCAGGTGGCCAAGGAGGTGCTGGAGGCCGCCGGCCCGACCACCGAGGTCAGCGTCGGCGAGACCGCGCAGGTCGCCGGCCGCGACGCCTACCAGCTGGTCCTCAAGCCCAAGCACGGCGGCTCGACCCTCTCCTCCGCCAAGATCGCGGTCGACGCGCAGAACGGCGTGCCGCTGCGCGTCCAGGTGCTCTCGGTGGAGGGCGGCAAGCCGATCCTGGACGCCGGCTTCACGAAGGTCGACTTCGCCAGGCCCGCCGCGGACACCTTCGCCTTCACCGCCCCCAAGGGCGCCAAGGTCACCGAGAGCGCGCCCGGCGGCCGCGGGCCGGGCCACGAGAAGGAGTTCAAGGGCCTGGAGGCCTTCCCCGGCCTGGAGGCCGTCACCGGCGGCGCCGGCGCCGCCGGCCCCTCGAAGGTCATAGGCGAGGGCTGGTCGGCGATCGCCCGGATCGACACCGGTGCGGGCCGGGGCCTGAAGGACATCGAGAACGACAAGAACGCGCCGAAGGAGGCCAAGCAGTTCCTGGACTCCCTGGGCGACAAGGTGAAGGGCTCCTTCGGTGAGGGCCGCGTCTTCTCCACCCGGGTGGTCAACGCCCTGATCACCGACGACGGCCGCGTCTACGCCGGCGCCGTCACCAAGGACGCCCTGCTGAAGGCGGCGAACGCCGACAGGTGA
- a CDS encoding IS5 family transposase (programmed frameshift): MGRGDLTNAEWVRLEPHLPALGRRGGRWSDHRRVINGILFRVRTGIPWRDLPERFGSWKTVYERHRRWSADGTWDQILRAVQADADLAGRIDWSMVSVDSTSCRAHQHAAGARKKKPRVPKKRTTPRHHRPDEGLGRSRGGLTCKIHLAGEGGCRPMAFLLTPGQWGDAPQMIEVLERIRVPRPQGGHPRTRPDRVGGDKAYSSRRNRRYLRRRQIKHTIPEPKDQRANRKRRGSKGGRPTGFDSEIYKRRNEVERTINRLKNSRAVATRYDKRAYVFHGTVTVAAIRLWLRP; encoded by the exons ATGGGGCGGGGTGATCTGACGAATGCCGAGTGGGTTCGGCTGGAGCCGCACTTGCCGGCGTTGGGGCGGCGTGGCGGTCGGTGGAGCGATCACCGCAGGGTGATCAACGGGATCTTGTTCCGGGTCCGAACGGGCATACCGTGGCGGGATCTTCCCGAGCGTTTCGGCAGCTGGAAGACCGTCTATGAACGGCACCGGCGCTGGTCGGCGGACGGCACGTGGGACCAGATCCTGCGTGCCGTCCAGGCCGACGCCGACCTCGCGGGACGGATCGACTGGAGCATGGTCAGCGTCGACTCGACGTCCTGCCGGGCCCATCAGCACGCGGCAGGGGCCCGCAAGAAGAAGCCACGCGTCCCGA AAAAAAGGACAACGCCCCGGCACCACCGCCCCGACGAAGGACTCGGACGGTCCCGGGGCGGCCTGACCTGCAAGATCCACCTCGCGGGTGAAGGCGGATGCAGGCCGATGGCCTTCCTCCTCACCCCCGGCCAGTGGGGCGACGCCCCGCAGATGATCGAGGTCCTTGAACGCATCCGGGTGCCCCGCCCGCAGGGCGGTCATCCGCGCACCCGGCCGGATCGCGTCGGTGGCGACAAGGCATACAGCTCACGCCGCAACCGCCGTTACCTGCGAAGACGCCAGATCAAGCACACCATCCCGGAACCGAAGGACCAGCGGGCCAACCGCAAACGGCGCGGCAGCAAGGGCGGCCGGCCCACCGGCTTCGACAGTGAGATCTACAAGCGTCGAAACGAGGTCGAGCGCACGATCAACCGGCTCAAGAACTCCCGCGCCGTCGCCACCCGCTACGACAAAAGGGCCTACGTATTCCACGGCACCGTCACGGTTGCGGCGATCCGCCTATGGCTCCGACCGTGA
- a CDS encoding M28 family metallopeptidase, whose product MSLSVSRRLAAATALALAGLFAATAPAAQASPAAAAAAPTPPDIPLANVKAHLSQFQTIANNNGGNRAHGRAGYKASIDYVKGKLDAAGFTTTVQTFTYNGTTGYNLIADWPGGDPASVLMAGAHLDSVSSGPGINDNGSGSAAVLEAALAVSRAQLQPTKHLRFGWWGAEELGLVGSKYYVNNLPSAERAKLSGYLNFDMIGSSNAGYFVYDDDPAIEQTFKNYFSGIGIPTEIETEGDGRSDHASFKNVGIPVGGLFTGASRTKTSAQAQKWGGTAGQAFDRCYHSSCDTTSAINDTALDRNSDAIAYAIWHLGASTPVPPGPSFENTADVSIPDYPGSAVSSPITVSGVAGNAPATTKVDVNIVHTYRGDLVVDLVAPDGSVYNLHNRSGGSADNIVGSYTVNASSETANGVWNLRVRDAAAQDVGYVNSWKITF is encoded by the coding sequence ATGAGCCTGTCCGTCTCCAGGCGTCTTGCCGCCGCGACCGCGCTCGCGCTCGCCGGCCTGTTCGCCGCCACCGCGCCCGCCGCCCAAGCCTCACCCGCAGCAGCGGCCGCGGCCCCCACGCCGCCCGACATCCCGCTGGCCAACGTCAAGGCCCACCTGTCGCAGTTCCAGACGATCGCCAACAACAACGGCGGCAACCGCGCCCACGGCAGGGCCGGCTACAAGGCCTCGATCGACTACGTGAAGGGCAAGCTGGACGCGGCCGGCTTCACCACCACGGTGCAGACCTTCACGTACAACGGCACCACCGGCTACAACCTGATCGCCGACTGGCCGGGCGGCGACCCCGCCTCGGTGCTGATGGCCGGCGCGCACCTGGACTCGGTCAGCTCGGGCCCCGGCATCAACGACAACGGCTCCGGCTCCGCGGCCGTCCTGGAGGCCGCCCTGGCCGTCTCGCGCGCCCAGCTGCAGCCCACCAAGCACCTGCGGTTCGGCTGGTGGGGCGCGGAGGAGCTCGGCCTGGTCGGGTCGAAGTACTACGTCAACAACCTGCCGTCCGCCGAGCGCGCGAAGCTCTCCGGCTACCTGAACTTCGACATGATCGGCTCCTCGAACGCGGGCTACTTCGTCTACGACGACGACCCGGCGATCGAGCAGACCTTCAAGAACTACTTCTCCGGCATCGGCATCCCGACGGAGATCGAGACCGAGGGCGACGGGCGCTCCGACCACGCCTCCTTCAAGAACGTCGGCATCCCCGTCGGCGGCCTGTTCACCGGCGCCAGCCGCACCAAGACCTCGGCGCAGGCGCAGAAGTGGGGCGGCACCGCCGGCCAGGCCTTCGACCGCTGCTACCACTCCTCCTGCGACACCACCTCGGCCATCAACGACACCGCCCTGGACCGCAACAGCGACGCCATCGCCTACGCGATCTGGCACCTGGGCGCCTCCACCCCGGTTCCGCCGGGCCCGTCGTTCGAGAACACCGCCGACGTGAGCATCCCGGACTACCCGGGCTCCGCGGTGAGCTCGCCGATCACGGTCTCGGGGGTCGCGGGCAACGCGCCGGCCACCACCAAGGTGGACGTCAACATCGTCCACACCTACCGCGGGGACCTCGTCGTCGACCTGGTCGCCCCGGACGGCAGCGTCTACAACCTGCACAACCGCAGCGGCGGCAGCGCCGACAACATCGTCGGGTCCTACACGGTCAACGCCTCCTCCGAGACGGCCAACGGCGTGTGGAACCTCCGGGTCCGGGACGCCGCCGCCCAGGACGTCGGCTACGTCAACAGCTGGAAGATCACCTTCTGA
- a CDS encoding DUF7507 domain-containing protein: MTLLPRGASRHRLTAAAVALVLGLTGTGALLGSQAAAAQPTQARHAVAGTSAAGPRAALADCPPSPLWANTGGTARRLIQYDTEGGVLSSAPAVRDYGDIAFSADGTRLYGVDFPGRGSTTLYTLDPVTGAETASVPVTGPIADLSAQGSSAVNGLTARADGMLIAGSFGTGRIFLIDPATGASSAAPYAFPAGFVSAGDFLTLADGDILAFASPAGQTSAPSAVFRIHPDNTVTQIGTIPQMFGGALSGGSVYAFGSAGDIYRLTSLPTAESAEPLPVTVVEATGSPFFGATALQDAGQCPEPAYTVEKTASTAGPVDPGDTVTYTVTVTNTGEVLANAAFSDDLSGILDDGAVVPGSVNASTGTAELDGRTLAWSGLLPAQATATVTYQVRVDSPTAGDHSLRNTVTPTAQGGTCTAAGRCTVTVPVTSAEPRLRIRKDVEESAFTKAGEVLHYTFEVTNTGTVPVSDIHLTDDGPGTPPVTCPATTLAPGASMTCTATYTTTEADVKAGRIKNTATATGRGPDGTTVTTTSNRVTLVACPCKDDCSHVERHKVKIASKKPVKIHSGPGSDQEPTGTLKAHSHTSVICQTNGEDVEGNPVWYRLADGRGWIPARHAQADSAIPPCS, from the coding sequence ATGACCCTGCTCCCACGAGGTGCCTCGCGGCACCGGCTGACGGCCGCGGCCGTCGCTCTGGTCCTGGGGTTGACGGGCACCGGAGCGCTGCTGGGCTCTCAGGCCGCCGCCGCCCAGCCGACCCAGGCGCGGCATGCGGTGGCGGGCACCTCGGCCGCCGGTCCACGGGCGGCGCTCGCGGACTGTCCCCCCAGCCCGCTGTGGGCGAACACCGGCGGCACCGCCCGCCGGCTCATCCAGTACGACACGGAGGGCGGCGTCCTCTCCTCCGCCCCGGCGGTCCGCGACTACGGCGACATCGCCTTCAGCGCGGACGGGACGAGGCTGTACGGGGTCGACTTCCCCGGCAGGGGATCGACGACGCTCTACACCCTCGACCCGGTGACCGGGGCGGAGACCGCGAGCGTCCCGGTCACCGGTCCGATCGCGGACCTGAGCGCGCAGGGCTCGTCCGCGGTCAACGGCCTGACGGCGCGGGCGGACGGCATGCTGATCGCCGGCTCGTTCGGGACCGGCCGGATCTTCCTCATCGATCCGGCCACCGGCGCGAGCAGCGCGGCGCCGTACGCGTTCCCCGCCGGATTCGTCTCCGCGGGCGACTTCCTGACCCTGGCCGACGGCGACATCCTGGCCTTCGCCTCCCCCGCGGGCCAGACCAGCGCCCCGTCCGCGGTGTTCCGCATCCATCCCGACAACACCGTGACCCAGATCGGGACGATCCCCCAGATGTTCGGGGGCGCACTGTCCGGCGGCAGCGTGTACGCCTTCGGCTCGGCGGGGGACATCTACCGGCTCACCAGCCTGCCGACGGCGGAGTCGGCGGAGCCGCTGCCGGTCACCGTCGTCGAGGCGACCGGCAGCCCCTTCTTCGGGGCCACCGCGCTCCAGGACGCCGGGCAGTGCCCCGAGCCCGCGTACACGGTGGAGAAGACCGCGTCGACCGCCGGGCCCGTGGACCCGGGCGACACCGTCACCTACACCGTCACGGTGACCAACACCGGCGAGGTCCTGGCCAACGCCGCCTTCAGCGACGACCTGTCCGGCATCCTCGACGACGGCGCCGTGGTACCGGGCTCGGTGAACGCGTCGACGGGGACGGCCGAGCTGGACGGCCGGACGCTGGCCTGGAGCGGGCTGCTGCCCGCGCAGGCCACGGCCACCGTGACCTACCAGGTCCGGGTCGACTCGCCGACCGCCGGCGACCACAGCCTCCGCAACACCGTCACCCCCACCGCCCAGGGCGGCACCTGCACCGCGGCGGGCAGGTGCACGGTCACCGTGCCCGTCACGTCCGCCGAGCCGAGGCTGCGGATCCGCAAGGACGTCGAGGAGAGCGCCTTCACGAAGGCCGGCGAGGTCCTGCACTACACCTTCGAGGTGACGAACACGGGCACCGTACCGGTCAGCGACATCCACCTCACCGACGACGGCCCCGGCACCCCGCCGGTCACCTGTCCCGCCACCACCCTGGCCCCGGGCGCGTCCATGACCTGCACCGCCACCTACACGACGACCGAGGCCGACGTGAAGGCCGGCCGCATCAAGAACACGGCGACCGCCACCGGCCGGGGCCCCGACGGCACGACGGTGACCACGACGAGCAACCGGGTCACCCTGGTGGCCTGCCCCTGCAAGGACGACTGCTCGCACGTCGAGCGCCACAAGGTGAAGATCGCGTCCAAGAAGCCGGTGAAGATCCACAGCGGCCCGGGCAGCGACCAGGAACCCACCGGCACGCTCAAGGCGCACTCCCACACGTCGGTGATCTGCCAGACGAACGGCGAGGACGTCGAGGGCAACCCGGTCTGGTACCGCCTGGCCGACGGCCGCGGCTGGATCCCCGCCCGCCACGCCCAGGCCGACTCCGCGATCCCGCCCTGCAGCTGA
- a CDS encoding plasmid partition protein ParG: MSRHVTIRLDEEFHDRLKARAAAMGTTVTALITEVTERELDEDRSNFLSGIEEFAVHWGYFQERFGN; this comes from the coding sequence ATGTCGAGACACGTCACCATCCGCCTGGACGAGGAGTTCCACGACCGCCTCAAGGCGCGAGCGGCGGCCATGGGGACGACGGTCACCGCGCTGATCACCGAGGTCACGGAGCGGGAACTCGACGAGGACCGGAGCAACTTCCTCTCCGGGATAGAGGAGTTCGCCGTCCACTGGGGCTACTTCCAGGAGCGGTTCGGCAATTGA